The Mesorhizobium koreense genome includes a window with the following:
- a CDS encoding enoyl-CoA hydratase family protein yields the protein MNSFKAAGYQATHFKWEVAGKVATVTLNRPERKNPLTFESYAELRDLFRQLSYADDVKSVVVTGAGENFCSGGDVHEIIGPLVRMQEADDMPGLLAFTRMTGDLVKAMRHCPQPIIAAVDGICAGAGAILAMASDMRLGTPRAKTAFLFVRVGLAGADMGACAILPRIIGHGRASELLYTGRSMSAEEGDKWGFFNRLVAPEELLQQAQKLAAEIADGPTFAHGVTKTCLHQEWAMDIDSAIEAEAQAQAICMQTKDYGRAYRAFVAKQRPVFEGN from the coding sequence GTGAATAGTTTCAAAGCCGCCGGATATCAGGCAACGCATTTCAAATGGGAGGTGGCGGGGAAGGTCGCGACCGTCACGCTGAACCGCCCGGAACGCAAGAACCCGCTGACCTTCGAAAGCTATGCCGAACTGCGCGATCTGTTCCGTCAACTGAGCTACGCCGACGACGTCAAGAGCGTTGTCGTCACCGGCGCCGGCGAGAATTTCTGCTCCGGCGGCGACGTCCATGAGATCATCGGCCCGCTTGTCAGGATGCAGGAAGCCGACGACATGCCGGGTCTCCTCGCCTTCACGCGAATGACGGGCGATCTGGTCAAGGCGATGCGGCACTGCCCGCAGCCGATCATCGCTGCCGTCGACGGCATCTGCGCGGGCGCCGGCGCGATCCTTGCCATGGCATCCGATATGCGGCTCGGCACGCCCCGCGCCAAGACGGCTTTCCTGTTCGTCCGCGTTGGGCTTGCCGGCGCGGATATGGGCGCTTGCGCCATCCTGCCCCGCATCATCGGCCATGGAAGGGCGTCGGAATTGCTCTACACCGGTCGCTCGATGTCGGCGGAGGAAGGCGACAAATGGGGCTTCTTCAACCGGCTCGTCGCGCCGGAGGAACTGTTGCAGCAAGCACAAAAGCTTGCCGCCGAAATTGCCGACGGACCGACCTTCGCCCATGGCGTCACCAAGACCTGCCTGCACCAGGAATGGGCGATGGATATCGATTCCGCCATCGAGGCGGAGGCGCAGGCACAGGCGATCTGCATGCAGACCAAGGATTATGGCCGCGCCTATCGCGCTTTTGTCGCCAAGCAGCGGCCGGTGTTCGAGGGGAACTGA
- a CDS encoding acyl-CoA dehydrogenase family protein — protein MILNEQQTMIRDMARQFAQERLAPNAAKWDRESHFPAEEIREMGRLGLMGMNVPAEWGGAGADYISTSLALEEIAAGDAATATVMSGHNSVGCMPIASFGDDEQKERFLRPMAEGRMLSAFLLTEAHGGSDAGALATKAVRDGDQYILSGGKQFITSGKNADVALIFARTGPQSGTKGISAFIVPTSSPGYTVVRVESKLGQHASDTCQIALNDVRVPVENRLGPEGAGYRIALSNLQGGRIGIASQALGIGRAAYEAALSYARERVVFGKPIIEHQMTGFRLAAMATRIETARQMVHHAAALADAGEACLMEACMAKLVASEAAEWVCSEAIQTLGGYGYLTDYPLERYYRDARVCRIYEGTNDIQHLVILREMQKRHAA, from the coding sequence ATGATCCTCAATGAGCAACAGACCATGATCCGCGACATGGCGCGACAGTTCGCGCAGGAGCGGCTTGCGCCGAATGCGGCGAAATGGGATCGCGAAAGCCATTTCCCGGCCGAAGAAATCCGTGAGATGGGCCGGCTCGGCCTGATGGGCATGAACGTGCCGGCGGAATGGGGCGGCGCGGGTGCCGATTATATTTCGACCTCGCTGGCGCTCGAAGAGATCGCGGCGGGCGATGCCGCCACCGCCACGGTGATGAGCGGGCACAATTCGGTCGGCTGCATGCCGATCGCCAGCTTCGGCGATGACGAGCAGAAGGAGCGCTTCCTCCGGCCGATGGCCGAGGGTCGGATGCTTTCCGCCTTCCTGCTTACGGAAGCACATGGCGGTTCCGATGCCGGCGCCTTGGCGACGAAGGCAGTACGAGACGGCGACCAGTACATCCTCAGTGGCGGCAAGCAGTTCATCACTTCCGGCAAGAACGCCGATGTGGCGCTGATCTTCGCCCGCACCGGCCCGCAGAGCGGCACGAAAGGCATCTCCGCCTTCATCGTCCCCACCTCCAGTCCCGGCTATACGGTGGTGCGGGTCGAATCCAAGCTCGGCCAGCATGCTTCCGACACTTGCCAGATCGCCTTGAACGATGTGCGCGTGCCGGTAGAGAACCGGCTCGGGCCGGAGGGCGCGGGCTATCGTATCGCGCTTTCCAACCTGCAAGGCGGACGTATCGGTATCGCCTCGCAGGCGCTCGGCATCGGGCGGGCGGCGTATGAGGCAGCGTTAAGCTATGCGCGCGAGCGCGTGGTGTTCGGCAAACCGATCATAGAGCATCAGATGACAGGTTTCCGGCTCGCCGCGATGGCGACCCGTATCGAAACCGCGCGTCAGATGGTACATCATGCGGCGGCACTCGCCGATGCGGGCGAAGCCTGTCTGATGGAGGCATGCATGGCGAAGCTCGTCGCCTCGGAAGCGGCGGAATGGGTCTGTTCCGAAGCGATCCAGACGCTTGGTGGCTACGGCTACCTCACCGATTATCCGCTGGAGCGCTATTACCGCGACGCGCGCGTCTGCCGCATTTATGAGGGCACCAACGATATCCAGCATCTGGTGATCCTGCGCGAGATGCAGAAGCGCCATGCCGCCTGA
- a CDS encoding CaiB/BaiF CoA transferase family protein codes for MPPEAAAPHPTPLPLAGVRVLDFSNLLPGPLASLLLADAGAEVLKVERPGTGDELRGYEPAFGSTSGNFALLNRGKRGLTADLKDKGDRAHVRELALSADVLIEQFRPGVMERLGLGYAELSRENPRLIYCSITGYGQTGTRSQQAGHDLNYMAETGLLGLTRAADGAPVLPPVLAADIAGGAYPAVMNILLALQQREASGRGCHLDVAMSDNLFTLAYWGLAGGHAGQWPKPGGELVSGGSPRYQIYRTADGKYLAAAPIEERFWQVFCERIGLPAHERDDARDPDATRARIADLIAGKTAEAWRTIFAGADVCVCVVASLEEAAADPAFRERGLFRRSVTDDAARMTALPLPIDEHLRDQTQARGFPDQGTRRTGWSSP; via the coding sequence ATGCCGCCTGAAGCCGCCGCGCCGCATCCGACGCCGCTCCCGCTCGCCGGCGTGCGCGTGCTCGACTTTTCAAACCTGCTGCCCGGCCCGCTCGCCAGCCTCTTGCTTGCCGATGCCGGCGCCGAAGTGCTCAAGGTCGAGCGGCCCGGAACCGGCGATGAACTCCGCGGCTACGAGCCGGCGTTCGGGTCCACCAGCGGCAATTTTGCCCTGCTCAACCGGGGTAAGCGCGGCCTGACCGCAGACCTCAAGGACAAGGGCGACCGCGCGCATGTCCGCGAGCTTGCGCTGTCGGCCGACGTTCTGATCGAGCAGTTCCGTCCTGGCGTGATGGAGCGTCTCGGCCTCGGCTACGCCGAACTCTCCAGGGAAAATCCAAGGCTGATCTATTGTTCGATCACGGGTTACGGTCAGACCGGCACCCGTTCCCAGCAGGCGGGGCACGACCTCAATTACATGGCCGAAACCGGCCTGCTCGGCCTGACGCGCGCAGCCGACGGCGCGCCGGTGCTGCCGCCGGTGCTTGCCGCCGACATTGCGGGCGGCGCCTATCCAGCGGTGATGAACATCCTGCTTGCTCTGCAGCAGCGCGAGGCGAGCGGGCGCGGCTGCCATCTCGACGTCGCCATGAGCGACAATCTGTTTACGCTTGCCTATTGGGGCCTTGCCGGCGGACATGCCGGGCAATGGCCGAAGCCCGGCGGCGAACTCGTCAGCGGCGGCTCGCCGCGCTACCAGATCTACCGCACGGCGGACGGGAAGTATCTTGCGGCGGCGCCGATCGAGGAACGTTTCTGGCAGGTGTTCTGCGAGCGCATCGGCCTTCCCGCCCACGAGCGCGACGATGCGCGCGATCCGGATGCCACGCGCGCCCGCATCGCGGATTTGATCGCGGGCAAGACAGCCGAGGCGTGGCGAACGATCTTCGCCGGCGCCGATGTCTGCGTCTGCGTTGTGGCCTCGCTTGAGGAGGCTGCCGCCGACCCCGCCTTCCGCGAACGCGGGCTGTTCCGGCGTTCAGTTACCGACGACGCGGCCCGGATGACGGCGCTGCCGCTGCCCATCGACGAACATCTGCGCGACCAGACCCAAGCACGCGGCTTTCCGGATCAGGGCACCCGCCGCACCGGCTGGTCGTCGCCCTGA
- a CDS encoding AMP-binding protein, producing the protein MPDTAPQLERFMKQHGFSDYAALVERADRDPEWFWPAVMAFHDLKFFKPFKQVLDVSKGTAWPQWCVGGTTNLAYNCMERALERGFPEKIAILWEGEDGEKRSWTYGQLVAEAEHAAAGLKRLGIGAGDVVGIYMPFLPETIAAFLAITRIGAIALPVFSGFGPQAFIERLSDAEAKAVVTVDVTYRRGKQIAMVETVDAAAPEIPSLAHVIVVARHPDKLSGARLWWHDLVGPGESCPAAEMPADAPAMIAYTSGTTGKPKGTVHTHCGFMTKAALDFGVMLDLTPADRLLWMSDMGWLTGPILAAAVPLVGAGMVLAEGTPDFPDPGRLWRLAQDYDISFLGVAPTMVRNFIQQPPEVVEAYDLLKLRVTASTGEPWTPEAWNWFLEKVCKGRAPILNYSGGTEIGGGILSGNMLDRNVPPCAFAGPIPGMGAAVVDDAGAPLPRGEVGELALTIPSIGLSRGLWNAPERFIETYWSKVPDLWIHGDFASVDQKGYWYVHGRSDDTIKIAGKRTGPSEIEAALLATGKVAEAAVIGVPDDIKGSAVVCVCVPARGVSATPELADSLKRAVVAALGASFRPKAVAFVSDVPKTRSMKIMRRVVRAVWLGQVVGDLSGLVNPEAVDDLKAVVAAREA; encoded by the coding sequence ATGCCAGACACCGCGCCGCAGCTCGAACGCTTCATGAAGCAACACGGCTTTTCCGATTACGCGGCGCTGGTCGAGCGCGCGGATCGAGACCCTGAATGGTTCTGGCCGGCCGTCATGGCGTTCCATGACCTGAAATTCTTCAAGCCCTTCAAGCAGGTGCTGGATGTCTCGAAAGGCACGGCATGGCCGCAATGGTGCGTCGGGGGAACCACGAACCTCGCCTATAATTGCATGGAGCGGGCGCTGGAGCGCGGTTTCCCGGAGAAGATCGCGATTCTCTGGGAAGGTGAGGATGGCGAGAAGCGCTCCTGGACCTACGGCCAACTCGTTGCCGAAGCGGAGCACGCCGCCGCCGGCCTGAAGCGGCTCGGCATCGGGGCGGGCGATGTGGTCGGCATCTACATGCCTTTCTTGCCGGAAACGATTGCGGCCTTCCTCGCTATCACCCGGATCGGCGCCATCGCGTTGCCGGTCTTCTCCGGTTTCGGACCGCAGGCTTTCATAGAGCGGCTCTCCGACGCCGAGGCGAAGGCGGTAGTGACGGTCGACGTCACCTATAGGCGCGGCAAGCAGATTGCCATGGTGGAGACGGTCGACGCCGCCGCGCCTGAAATCCCATCTCTCGCGCATGTCATCGTCGTCGCACGCCATCCGGACAAATTGTCCGGCGCGCGGCTCTGGTGGCACGATCTGGTCGGCCCGGGGGAAAGCTGCCCTGCCGCCGAGATGCCGGCGGATGCGCCAGCCATGATCGCTTATACCTCAGGTACCACAGGCAAGCCGAAGGGCACCGTGCACACCCACTGCGGCTTCATGACAAAGGCCGCGCTCGATTTCGGCGTCATGCTGGACCTGACCCCCGCTGACCGCCTCCTGTGGATGAGCGACATGGGATGGCTCACCGGCCCGATCCTGGCGGCCGCGGTGCCGCTCGTCGGCGCCGGCATGGTACTGGCGGAAGGCACCCCGGACTTTCCCGATCCCGGCCGGCTCTGGCGGTTGGCGCAGGACTACGACATTTCTTTCCTGGGCGTCGCGCCGACCATGGTGCGCAATTTCATCCAGCAGCCGCCGGAAGTGGTGGAAGCCTACGACCTGCTCAAACTGCGCGTTACCGCCTCCACCGGCGAACCCTGGACGCCGGAAGCCTGGAACTGGTTCCTGGAGAAGGTCTGCAAGGGAAGGGCGCCGATCCTCAACTATTCCGGCGGCACCGAAATCGGCGGCGGTATCCTCTCCGGTAACATGCTTGATCGCAATGTTCCGCCATGCGCCTTTGCCGGACCGATCCCCGGTATGGGCGCTGCGGTTGTGGACGACGCCGGGGCGCCGTTGCCACGCGGCGAAGTCGGCGAACTTGCATTGACCATCCCGTCGATCGGGTTGTCACGCGGCCTGTGGAATGCGCCGGAGCGTTTCATCGAGACCTATTGGTCAAAGGTTCCGGATCTCTGGATCCACGGCGATTTCGCATCCGTCGACCAGAAAGGCTATTGGTACGTGCACGGCCGTTCGGACGACACGATCAAGATCGCCGGCAAACGTACCGGACCGTCCGAGATCGAGGCGGCGCTGCTTGCCACTGGCAAGGTGGCGGAGGCCGCCGTCATCGGCGTACCCGACGATATCAAAGGCTCCGCCGTGGTCTGCGTCTGCGTACCGGCCCGCGGAGTTTCCGCGACGCCGGAACTCGCCGACAGCCTGAAGCGAGCGGTGGTGGCCGCGCTCGGCGCCTCGTTCCGGCCAAAGGCGGTCGCCTTCGTTTCAGACGTGCCCAAGACCCGCAGCATGAAGATCATGCGCCGCGTGGTTCGCGCGGTCTGGCTCGGCCAGGTGGTCGGCGACCTTTCCGGTCTCGTCAATCCGGAGGCCGTTGACGATTTGAAGGCGGTGGTCGCTGCGAGAGAGGCTTGA
- a CDS encoding Dabb family protein, with protein sequence MFHHILLMNFTPDTGPEFFARAQEYVARIKAECEGVQSYFLAENKANRSDGLTHGIVALFDSSAAHDAYQASPIHQEMKAFMATRMARVVVLDTEQGA encoded by the coding sequence ATGTTTCACCATATATTGTTGATGAACTTCACGCCGGATACCGGCCCGGAGTTTTTCGCCAGGGCGCAGGAATACGTCGCGCGCATCAAGGCTGAATGCGAGGGGGTGCAGAGCTATTTCCTTGCCGAAAACAAGGCAAACCGTAGCGACGGCCTGACACATGGCATCGTCGCTTTGTTCGATTCATCCGCGGCGCATGACGCCTATCAGGCTTCTCCAATTCATCAGGAGATGAAGGCATTCATGGCGACGCGCATGGCGCGTGTCGTCGTGCTCGATACGGAGCAGGGGGCCTGA
- a CDS encoding SDR family NAD(P)-dependent oxidoreductase, which produces MKLPTTPSFRLDGKRALVTGAGRGIGLAAAAALAEAGAKVTLAARTESEIEAAAAAIRAAGGRAHALALDVCDSAGVKRALDVLPPFDILVNNAGTNRPGAFLEVEEADFDALLQLNVRAAFFTAQAVARRMAAEGVKGSIVNISSQAGHMATKGRPVYTLTKFAVEGMTKAMAVDLAPEGIRVNSICPTFIETEMTRPSLEDPKFKARVLSRIRLGRIGAVEDLMGAVVFLASDASALMTGTSLVVDGGWTAG; this is translated from the coding sequence ATGAAGCTGCCGACGACCCCCAGCTTTCGCCTTGATGGCAAGCGAGCGCTCGTCACAGGTGCCGGCCGAGGCATTGGGTTGGCTGCCGCCGCCGCGCTCGCAGAGGCAGGAGCCAAGGTTACTCTTGCCGCCCGCACCGAAAGCGAGATCGAAGCAGCCGCTGCCGCGATCCGCGCCGCGGGTGGCCGGGCACACGCACTGGCGCTGGATGTTTGCGACAGCGCCGGCGTCAAACGCGCCCTGGATGTGTTGCCGCCCTTCGATATCCTGGTCAACAATGCAGGAACCAATCGGCCCGGCGCGTTCCTCGAGGTCGAGGAGGCGGATTTCGATGCGCTCCTGCAACTCAATGTGCGCGCTGCCTTCTTCACGGCGCAGGCGGTGGCGCGGCGCATGGCGGCCGAGGGCGTGAAGGGTTCCATCGTCAATATCTCATCCCAGGCCGGCCACATGGCCACGAAGGGGCGGCCGGTCTACACACTGACCAAATTCGCGGTCGAAGGCATGACCAAGGCAATGGCGGTCGACCTCGCGCCGGAGGGTATCCGGGTCAACAGCATCTGCCCCACTTTCATCGAGACGGAGATGACCCGGCCCAGCCTGGAAGATCCGAAGTTCAAGGCACGTGTCCTGTCACGGATCAGGCTCGGCCGCATCGGCGCTGTGGAAGATCTCATGGGAGCGGTCGTATTTCTGGCGTCCGATGCCTCCGCGCTGATGACAGGAACCTCACTCGTCGTTGATGGCGGCTGGACCGCCGGTTGA